The following proteins are co-located in the Terriglobales bacterium genome:
- a CDS encoding class I tRNA ligase family protein → MQRNWIGRSEGASIDFKLEGPAGQAGSIITVFTTRVDTIFGATSLQLAPQHPLVADLVAADAELGEKVRELLAEQQKAREVGDVGAIEKHGVPTGRLAVNPYNGERLPIWVANYVLMEYGTGAIMSVPAHDERDYDFAKKYDLDIRVVILPRREGEPPAEGEAEPPLLPFTHLDSILINSGDFSELGCAEAIRVMTEYAQKQGFGRATVTYRLKDWGISRQRYWGTPIPMLYCHACGIVPVPEEDLPVVLPADVEITLEGGSPLARAEDWVNTTCPRCGGGALRETDTMDTFVDSSWYFYRYTDSRNDQAPFDPKVAAYWFPIDQYIGGVEHAILHLIYSRFWTKVMRDLGLVKNSEPVARLFTQGMVIKDGAKMSKSLGNVVTPDEMVARYGADATRLYTLFAAPPDRDLDWQDAGVEGISRFLGRVYRFAHKHAHAVAAQPGKPQVAASLSPEARALQRKLHQTIRRVSDDFQGRWHFNTSIAAVMELMNALYAQEDAIVRGIIPRTLVAEALRTLSLLLAPFAPFLAHELWEMLGEKSNLLRASWPTYDPELAREEEIEIAVQVNGKLRSRLLIPADLGEDDVRKRALAEEKVRAALDGKQLVKAIVVPGKLVNIVVR, encoded by the coding sequence ATGCAGCGCAACTGGATCGGCCGCAGCGAAGGGGCCAGCATCGACTTCAAACTCGAGGGTCCTGCGGGTCAGGCCGGTTCCATCATCACCGTCTTCACCACCCGCGTGGACACGATCTTCGGCGCCACCTCGCTCCAGCTTGCGCCCCAGCATCCTCTGGTCGCCGATCTTGTTGCCGCCGATGCCGAGCTCGGTGAGAAAGTCCGCGAACTCCTGGCCGAGCAGCAGAAGGCGCGCGAGGTCGGTGACGTCGGCGCCATTGAAAAACACGGCGTTCCCACAGGACGCTTGGCCGTCAATCCTTACAACGGCGAGCGCCTGCCCATCTGGGTGGCGAACTACGTCCTGATGGAATACGGCACCGGGGCCATCATGAGTGTCCCGGCACATGACGAGCGCGATTACGACTTCGCCAAGAAATATGACCTGGACATTCGCGTGGTCATCTTGCCGCGGCGAGAAGGCGAGCCTCCCGCAGAAGGCGAGGCCGAACCGCCGCTGCTACCTTTCACCCACCTCGACAGCATCCTGATCAACAGCGGGGATTTCAGCGAATTGGGTTGCGCTGAGGCTATTCGCGTCATGACGGAGTATGCGCAAAAGCAGGGCTTTGGGCGCGCAACCGTCACGTATCGCTTGAAGGATTGGGGAATCAGTCGTCAGCGCTATTGGGGCACTCCCATCCCCATGCTGTATTGCCACGCCTGCGGCATCGTTCCGGTGCCGGAGGAGGATCTGCCCGTGGTGTTGCCCGCGGATGTGGAGATCACGCTCGAAGGCGGCTCACCCCTGGCCCGTGCCGAAGACTGGGTCAACACCACCTGTCCCCGCTGCGGCGGGGGAGCGCTGCGTGAAACCGACACCATGGACACCTTCGTGGATTCGTCCTGGTACTTCTACCGTTACACCGACTCACGCAACGACCAGGCGCCGTTCGACCCCAAAGTGGCCGCGTACTGGTTTCCCATTGACCAGTACATCGGCGGCGTGGAGCACGCCATCCTCCACCTCATCTACTCGCGCTTCTGGACCAAGGTCATGCGTGACCTCGGGCTGGTCAAGAATTCCGAACCGGTGGCGCGGCTTTTCACCCAGGGCATGGTCATCAAGGACGGCGCCAAGATGTCCAAGAGCCTGGGCAATGTGGTGACGCCGGATGAGATGGTGGCCCGCTACGGCGCCGACGCCACCCGCCTGTACACGCTGTTCGCGGCGCCGCCGGACCGCGATCTCGACTGGCAGGACGCTGGCGTCGAGGGCATCTCACGCTTCCTGGGGCGTGTGTATCGCTTCGCGCATAAGCATGCGCACGCCGTTGCGGCGCAACCCGGAAAGCCGCAGGTTGCTGCGTCGCTGTCACCCGAGGCCCGCGCTTTGCAGCGCAAGCTCCATCAGACCATCCGCCGGGTCAGCGATGATTTTCAGGGCCGCTGGCATTTCAACACTTCCATCGCTGCGGTGATGGAACTGATGAACGCGCTCTACGCTCAGGAGGATGCCATCGTCCGCGGTATCATTCCCAGGACTCTGGTCGCCGAGGCGCTGCGCACGCTCAGCTTGCTGCTCGCCCCCTTCGCGCCGTTCCTCGCGCATGAACTCTGGGAGATGCTCGGCGAGAAGTCCAACCTGCTGCGCGCATCCTGGCCGACCTACGATCCGGAGTTGGCCAGGGAGGAGGAGATCGAGATCGCCGTCCAGGTGAACGGCAAGCTGCGGAGCCGCCTGCTCATTCCTGCCGACCTCGGCGAGGACGATGTACGCAAGCGCGCCCTGGCAGAAGAAAAAGTCCGCGCCGCACTCGACGGCAAGCAGTTGGTAAAGGCCATCGTCGTGCCCGGCAAGCTGGTAAACATCGTCGTTCGCTAG
- a CDS encoding class I tRNA ligase family protein — protein sequence MTKPKRAKKAPPAAPQEERYQPHRIDQKWLERFEADAALYRAEPASSPRPKYYVLEMLPYPSGALHMGHVRNYAIGDALARQMWMRGYNVLHPMGWDAFGLPAENAAIQAKVAPREWTLRNIKNMKAQMKRLGFAYDWSTEVASCQPEYYRWNQWFFLKMYERGLVYRKKSRVNWCPRCATVLANEQVVGGCC from the coding sequence ATGACCAAGCCCAAGCGAGCCAAGAAGGCACCGCCCGCCGCCCCGCAGGAGGAGCGCTACCAGCCACACCGCATCGATCAGAAGTGGCTGGAGCGCTTCGAGGCAGACGCGGCACTCTACCGCGCCGAGCCCGCGTCTTCTCCGCGTCCCAAGTACTACGTGCTGGAGATGCTGCCGTACCCTTCGGGTGCGTTGCACATGGGTCACGTCCGGAACTATGCCATCGGCGATGCGCTGGCCCGCCAGATGTGGATGCGTGGCTACAACGTGCTCCATCCCATGGGCTGGGACGCCTTCGGCCTGCCCGCCGAGAACGCCGCCATCCAGGCCAAGGTTGCGCCGCGCGAATGGACGTTGCGCAACATCAAGAACATGAAGGCGCAGATGAAGCGCCTGGGCTTCGCGTACGACTGGTCCACCGAAGTCGCCAGTTGCCAGCCCGAGTACTACCGCTGGAACCAGTGGTTCTTCCTCAAGATGTACGAGCGCGGACTGGTGTACCGCAAGAAGAGCCGCGTCAATTGGTGTCCCCGTTGTGCCACCGTACTGGCCAACGAGCAGGTCGTAGGCGGTTGTTGCTGA
- a CDS encoding deoxyribonuclease IV — translation MARSMAEEQDVRKPALPRRPAVSMLRRIGIHTSVAGGVENAAERAWRLGCNAFQIFSSSPRQWKAAEISPARAVAFCQLRSRYRLKPLVIHANYLINLAGSDAELRRRSVAAFRKEVERAMLLRTEFLVVHPGSFRGGTRAAGIARVPESVARAADGFDLAACGLTILIENTAGAGCSLGAPFEEVAALVQRLGSHVPAGACIDTCHTHVAGYDIVSEDGYAATLAELEATVGLGNVRVWHANDAKAARGSRLDRHQHIGRGMIGREAFRRLLRDPRLAHAAFIAETPIDRPGDDRRNVTMLRRLAGEGIG, via the coding sequence GTGGCGCGCTCCATGGCCGAAGAGCAAGACGTTCGCAAGCCCGCTTTGCCGCGGCGTCCGGCCGTGAGCATGCTGCGGCGTATCGGCATCCACACTTCCGTGGCCGGGGGCGTGGAGAACGCCGCGGAGCGTGCCTGGCGCCTGGGCTGCAACGCCTTTCAGATATTCTCTTCCAGCCCGCGCCAGTGGAAAGCGGCGGAGATTTCTCCGGCACGAGCCGTGGCATTCTGCCAGTTGCGCTCGCGCTACCGGCTGAAGCCGCTCGTGATCCATGCCAACTATCTGATCAACCTGGCGGGGTCGGACGCCGAGCTGCGCCGGCGTTCCGTAGCGGCGTTCCGGAAGGAGGTGGAGCGTGCGATGCTTCTGCGTACCGAGTTCCTGGTGGTGCATCCGGGCTCGTTCCGCGGCGGGACGCGCGCTGCGGGCATCGCGCGGGTGCCTGAATCGGTCGCCCGGGCCGCAGACGGTTTCGACCTTGCGGCTTGCGGTCTGACCATCCTCATCGAAAACACGGCCGGCGCTGGATGCTCCCTGGGCGCGCCCTTCGAGGAAGTCGCCGCGCTGGTCCAGCGGCTCGGTTCGCATGTGCCCGCCGGAGCTTGCATTGACACCTGCCACACCCACGTTGCCGGTTACGACATTGTGAGCGAAGATGGATATGCGGCAACGCTGGCCGAGCTGGAGGCCACCGTCGGCCTGGGCAACGTGCGCGTCTGGCACGCGAATGACGCCAAGGCAGCGCGCGGTTCGCGCCTGGATCGTCATCAGCACATCGGGCGAGGCATGATCGGTCGGGAGGCTTTTCGCCGCTTGCTGCGCGATCCGCGGCTGGCGCACGCCGCCTTCATCGCGGAGACGCCGATCGACAGGCCGGGCGACGACCGCAGGAACGTAACGATGCTGCGGCGACTGGCAGGGGAAGGCATTGGCTAA
- a CDS encoding beta-propeller fold lactonase family protein — protein sequence MSRAQAFAVWALTVGAILGGCRTQPSDRVPAFAYVTNGGSDTVTVIDLLSFRSTTTIRVGENPTGIAANPRKSEIYVVNSGSDNVSVIETVHHRVVATIGVHHRPYFIDVAADGKRGYVANSGSGNVSVIDLERHAVIATVPVGASPGLARVTPDGTLVVVSLRAQDAVAILDAAKLAVRATIPLCKSPEDIALLPDSSKAFIACTGSAQVAAVDLSSDKLLALLDAGKTPIHLALKPDGGQIFVANYDSNTFSDITTTTNEVGGSYLIGENPVRGVVSADNRYLYVSNFGSDTVAMFSIDTGRLLTTLHVGSRPDALALTPAQDHLLVVNSGSSDVAVIRTAVVRDRARDVDVPTLRLLTLVPVGKRPNQIAIKPFLPHPAPE from the coding sequence TTGAGTCGGGCACAAGCATTCGCCGTCTGGGCCCTGACGGTCGGCGCCATCCTTGGTGGTTGCCGCACCCAGCCGTCTGATCGCGTTCCTGCCTTTGCCTACGTCACCAACGGTGGTTCAGATACGGTCACGGTCATCGACCTGCTCAGCTTCCGGTCCACCACCACCATCCGCGTAGGGGAGAACCCGACCGGCATCGCGGCCAATCCCCGGAAGAGCGAGATCTACGTGGTGAACTCGGGCTCGGACAACGTCAGTGTCATCGAGACTGTCCACCACCGCGTGGTGGCCACGATTGGCGTCCATCATCGACCCTATTTCATTGACGTTGCGGCCGACGGCAAGCGCGGCTATGTGGCTAACTCCGGTTCGGGCAACGTGAGCGTGATCGATCTGGAGAGGCACGCCGTCATCGCTACCGTGCCCGTGGGCGCGTCGCCAGGATTGGCCCGCGTGACTCCTGACGGAACGCTGGTGGTGGTTTCGCTTCGGGCCCAGGACGCGGTCGCCATCCTCGACGCAGCCAAGCTCGCGGTGCGCGCCACCATCCCGCTATGCAAGTCGCCGGAAGACATTGCGCTGCTGCCCGATTCGTCCAAGGCGTTCATCGCCTGCACCGGCTCGGCCCAGGTCGCCGCCGTGGACCTCTCCAGTGACAAGTTGCTGGCCTTGCTGGATGCAGGCAAAACACCCATTCACCTTGCTCTCAAGCCGGATGGCGGCCAGATTTTTGTTGCCAACTACGATTCCAACACGTTCAGTGACATCACCACGACGACCAACGAGGTTGGGGGCAGCTATCTCATAGGGGAAAATCCTGTGCGCGGCGTGGTTAGCGCGGATAACCGGTATCTCTACGTGAGCAATTTCGGCTCCGACACCGTGGCCATGTTCAGCATCGATACCGGCCGGTTGCTCACCACTCTTCACGTCGGCAGCCGGCCAGACGCGCTGGCGCTGACTCCGGCACAGGATCACCTTCTGGTGGTGAACTCGGGATCAAGCGACGTGGCTGTGATTCGCACTGCGGTGGTCCGCGACCGGGCGCGTGACGTCGACGTGCCCACACTGCGGCTGCTCACCCTGGTGCCGGTCGGCAAGCGGCCCAACCAGATCGCCATCAAGCCTTTCCTGCCGCACCCGGCGCCGGAATAG